A region from the Acipenser ruthenus chromosome 13, fAciRut3.2 maternal haplotype, whole genome shotgun sequence genome encodes:
- the LOC117418473 gene encoding cerebellar degeneration-related protein 2-like: protein MLTDMMVEEEFEIREDEPWYDHQDLQHDLHLAAELGKTLLDRNRELEEGLQQMYSTNQEQLQEIEHLTKQVDLLRQMNEQHAKVYEQLDVTARELELANQKLVLDSRASQQKTTGLLETIEGLQAQVDELQRQVEEMKRPGRGCCLKRDLAEQRHSSSAQSVSCLKELYDLRKHFVYDHVFAEKITSESSELSQAEEENAALKRTVTVLQGQLSAERGKRVAAEQEVELISLENGDLEQRISELNSCQARVQELESDVDELRQMCKSDSAFVSRVEKLVPESFLISFRESLLERETGEEGKENGVPEIDKRPLKRSSSETSLKCASEEEIRKGHEQTCIRRSELVKQRGISLLNEVDAQYSALQVKYEELLRKCQVNDRDGHSKAVQTSQRYSRSNIALALPSPSGCQGESPSDSLPWNQPPTPDSQQPEYKALFKEIFTCIKKTKEDISEHQREKNKLVSSQTQ, encoded by the exons ATGCTCACCGATATGATGGTAGAAGAGGAATTTGAAATAAGAGAGGACGAACCGTGGTATGATCATCAGGACTTGCAACATG ATTTGCACCTGGCTGCCGAGCTCGGAAAAACTCTGTTGGACCGAAACAGAGAGTTGGAGGAGGGGCTTCAACAGATGTACTCAACCAATCAGGAGCAGCTGCAGGAAATCGAG cacCTCACCAAGCAGGTGGATCTTCTGCGGCAGATGAACGAGCAGCATGCCAAGGTCTACGAGCAGCTGGATGTCACGGCAAGAGAGCTGGAGCTTGCCAATCAGAAGCTGGTCCTGGACAGCCGGGCGTCCCAGCAGAAGACCACCGG GCTGCTGGAGACGATCGAGGGGCTGCAGGCCCAGGTGGATGAGCTTCAGCGGCAGGTGGAGGAGATGAAGCGGCCGGGTCGggggtgctgtctgaagagggaCCTGGCTGAGCAGCGGCACTCCAGCTCTGCCCAGAGCGTGTCCTGCCTCAAGGAGCTCTATGACCTGCGCAA GCACTTTGTATATGATCATGTGTTTGCTGAGAAGATCACGTCGGAGTCCAGCGAGCTGAGCCAGGCGGAGGAGGAGAATGCTGCCCTCAAGAGGACGGTAACGGTACTGCAGGGCCAGCTGAGCGCGGAGCGGGGAAAGCGGGTGGCCGCAGAGCAGGAGGTGGAGCTGATCTCCCTGGAGAACGGAGACCTGGAGCAGCGCATCTCTGAGCTGAACTCCTGCCAGGCCCGGGTGCAAGAGCTGGAGAGTGACGTGGACGAGCTGCGGCAGATGTGCAAGTCCGACTCTGCCTTCGTGAGCCGTGTGGAGAAGCTGGTGCCCGAGTCCTTCCTGATCTCCTTCCGGGAGTCCCTGCTGGAGCGGGAAACGGGGGAGGAGGGGAAAGAGAACGGGGTCCCGGAAATTGACAAGCGGCCGCTGAAACGCAGCAGCAGCGAGACCAGTCTGAAGTGTGCCAGCGAGGAGGAGATCCGCAAAGGGCACGAGCAGACCTGCATCCGCCGCTCCGAGTTGGTCAAACAGAGGGGCATCTCTCTCCTGAATGAGGTGGATGCCCAGTACAGCGCCCTCCAGGTGAAGTACGAGGAACTGCTCCGCAAGTGCCAGGTGAACGACCGAGACGGCCACAGCAAGGCCGTGCAGACTTCCCAGCGCTACTCCCGAAGCAACATCGCCCTCGCCCTGCCCTCGCCCAGCGGCTGCCAGGGGGAATCGCCCAGCGACAGCCTTCCTTGGAACCAGCCCCCCACCCCAGACAGCCAGCAGCCCGAATACAAAGCCCTCTTCAAGGAAATCTTCACCTGCATCAAGAAAACGAAAGAGGACATCAGCGAGCACCAGCGAGAGAAGAATAAGCTAGTCTCTTCACAAACCCAGTGA
- the mfsd13al gene encoding transmembrane protein 180-like isoform X2, which produces MFGIHHNALAYAMTTLGAGMMNSIFSFYYVKLFLNKYKISEGAFHQSQVVYMIWNAVNDPLFGYIQDNSRVPCCSKRRLSILYGAPFYALTFLLAWFPWRSYEAGDWLSGVHLIVALCAFDGMLTFVLLAQCSLFAEISTHHENRLTLIKYNQVASLIGSSSVLFCGLVSENMENFGYFQSFTVVVAVLACTCMLYTGFYSLSPYDRLGSQGTGEEGQRDEAALSLSSVFCMTKQILTQKDFMIFVTMNFFQVFLLAFCNNFTMIFAEHLIPQNVLPSFVKSIMYGAGFICPQLLVLSSQNLLRTLGYYRVIMFTFYVEAGAAAVMFLLGPQHYYILALFLTGNMVLIQASFSLFNLPLADIIDADLFKHKRSTPLSSMVFGTNALFTKPAQSLAPMVVVSILNQVGYEKLEDIATISDQGSTDFGLDSILNQGKPHS; this is translated from the exons ATGTTTGGAATCCACCACAATGCCCTGGCCTATGCCATGACCACGCTGGGTGCTGGGATGATGAACAGCATTTTCAGCTTCTACTATGTCAAGCTGTTTTTGAACAAGTACAAGATCTCCGAGGGAGCTTTCCACCAATCACAA GTTGTCTACATGATCTGGAATGCAGTGAACGATCCCTTATTTGGATACATTCAGGACAACTCCAGAGTCCCCTGCTGTTCCAAACGGAGGCTGTCTATTCTTTATGGGGCTCCATTCTATGCACTGACCTTCCTCCTTGCCTGGTTTCCATGGAGATCGTACGAGGCAGGCGATTGGCTGAGCGGAGTGCACCTCATCGTGGCCCTGTGTGCCTTTGATGGTATGCTGACCTTCGTTTTGCTGGCCCAGTGCTCTCTCTTTGCGGAAATCTCCACCCATCACGAGAACAGACTGACACTCATCAAGTACAATCAGGTGGCCTCTCTGATCGGCTCCTCCAGTGTCTTGTTCTGCGGACTGGTGTCAGAAAACATGGAGAACTTTGGTTACTTCCAGAGCTTCACGGTGGTGGTGGCTGTGCTGGCTTGCACCTGCATGCTCTACACAGGGTTCTATAGCCTGAGCCCGTATGACCGCCTGGGGTCACAGGGCACTGGCGAGGAGGGACAGAGAGATGAGGCGGCCCTGTCGTTGTCTTCGGTATTCTGCATGACCAAGCAGATCTTGACCCAGAAGGACTTTATGATCTTTGTCACCATGAACTTCTTCCAGGTCTTCCTCCTGGCTTTCTGCAATAACTTCACCATGATCTTCGCGGAGCATCTCATCCCCCAGAACGTCCTTCCTTCCTTCGTCAAGAGCATCATGTACGGAGCTGGGTTCATCTGCCCGCAG CTCCTAGTTCTGAGCAGCCAGAACCTGCTGAGGACTCTGGGATACTACAGAGTCATCATGTTCACCTTCTACGTGGAAGCTGGGGCTGCAGCCGTCATGTTCCTTTTGGGGCCTCAACACTACTACATCCTGGCATTGTTTCTCACTGGAAACAT ggTGCTGATCCAGGCTTCGTTTAGCCTGTTTAATTTACCTTTGGCTGACATAATTGATGCTGACCTTTTCAAGCACAAACGCAG CACCCCACTGTCCTCAATGGTGTTTGGCACCAATGCCCTCTTCACTAAGCCTGCCCAGTCCCTGGCTCCTATGGTCGTGGTCAGTATACTGAACCAGGTTGGCTACGAGAAGCTGGAGGACATTGCTACCATTTCTGATCAAGG CTCTACAGATTTTGGCCTGGACTCCATACTCAATCAGGGAAAGCCACACAGTTGA
- the mfsd13al gene encoding transmembrane protein 180-like isoform X1, which yields MFGIHHNALAYAMTTLGAGMMNSIFSFYYVKLFLNKYKISEGAFHQSQVVYMIWNAVNDPLFGYIQDNSRVPCCSKRRLSILYGAPFYALTFLLAWFPWRSYEAGDWLSGVHLIVALCAFDGMLTFVLLAQCSLFAEISTHHENRLTLIKYNQVASLIGSSSVLFCGLVSENMENFGYFQSFTVVVAVLACTCMLYTGFYSLSPYDRLGSQGTGEEGQRDEAALSLSSVFCMTKQILTQKDFMIFVTMNFFQVFLLAFCNNFTMIFAEHLIPQNVLPSFVKSIMYGAGFICPQLLVLSSQNLLRTLGYYRVIMFTFYVEAGAAAVMFLLGPQHYYILALFLTGNMVLIQASFSLFNLPLADIIDADLFKHKRSTPLSSMVFGTNALFTKPAQSLAPMVVVSILNQVGYEKLEDIATISDQGSLQELHDVMFYLVCLVPVCVAALQILAWTPYSIRESHTVDAKYIET from the exons ATGTTTGGAATCCACCACAATGCCCTGGCCTATGCCATGACCACGCTGGGTGCTGGGATGATGAACAGCATTTTCAGCTTCTACTATGTCAAGCTGTTTTTGAACAAGTACAAGATCTCCGAGGGAGCTTTCCACCAATCACAA GTTGTCTACATGATCTGGAATGCAGTGAACGATCCCTTATTTGGATACATTCAGGACAACTCCAGAGTCCCCTGCTGTTCCAAACGGAGGCTGTCTATTCTTTATGGGGCTCCATTCTATGCACTGACCTTCCTCCTTGCCTGGTTTCCATGGAGATCGTACGAGGCAGGCGATTGGCTGAGCGGAGTGCACCTCATCGTGGCCCTGTGTGCCTTTGATGGTATGCTGACCTTCGTTTTGCTGGCCCAGTGCTCTCTCTTTGCGGAAATCTCCACCCATCACGAGAACAGACTGACACTCATCAAGTACAATCAGGTGGCCTCTCTGATCGGCTCCTCCAGTGTCTTGTTCTGCGGACTGGTGTCAGAAAACATGGAGAACTTTGGTTACTTCCAGAGCTTCACGGTGGTGGTGGCTGTGCTGGCTTGCACCTGCATGCTCTACACAGGGTTCTATAGCCTGAGCCCGTATGACCGCCTGGGGTCACAGGGCACTGGCGAGGAGGGACAGAGAGATGAGGCGGCCCTGTCGTTGTCTTCGGTATTCTGCATGACCAAGCAGATCTTGACCCAGAAGGACTTTATGATCTTTGTCACCATGAACTTCTTCCAGGTCTTCCTCCTGGCTTTCTGCAATAACTTCACCATGATCTTCGCGGAGCATCTCATCCCCCAGAACGTCCTTCCTTCCTTCGTCAAGAGCATCATGTACGGAGCTGGGTTCATCTGCCCGCAG CTCCTAGTTCTGAGCAGCCAGAACCTGCTGAGGACTCTGGGATACTACAGAGTCATCATGTTCACCTTCTACGTGGAAGCTGGGGCTGCAGCCGTCATGTTCCTTTTGGGGCCTCAACACTACTACATCCTGGCATTGTTTCTCACTGGAAACAT ggTGCTGATCCAGGCTTCGTTTAGCCTGTTTAATTTACCTTTGGCTGACATAATTGATGCTGACCTTTTCAAGCACAAACGCAG CACCCCACTGTCCTCAATGGTGTTTGGCACCAATGCCCTCTTCACTAAGCCTGCCCAGTCCCTGGCTCCTATGGTCGTGGTCAGTATACTGAACCAGGTTGGCTACGAGAAGCTGGAGGACATTGCTACCATTTCTGATCAAGG TTCTTTGCAGGAGCTTCATGATGTCATGTTTTATTTGGTGTGCCTGGTTCCTGTATGTGTTGCAGCTCTACAGATTTTGGCCTGGACTCCATACTCAATCAGGGAAAGCCACACAGTTGATGCAAAATACATTGAGACTTAA